One window from the genome of Coturnix japonica isolate 7356 chromosome 21, Coturnix japonica 2.1, whole genome shotgun sequence encodes:
- the LOC107323527 gene encoding F-box only protein 6-like: MATISDLPEDVLVELLSLLPAQDLLRACRLVCSQWRDVVDLTTLWKRKCQREGFYVQSLDRSIADWKVFYLLCKLKRNLIKNPRAEESFNHWQLDQNEGDRWKIEDLPGPLGKELPDSEVRKYFVTSFGPCFKSQLITLKKEGYWNELMDEKRPEIVVKDWYAARFDCGCRYELRVKLLSENYIVLQEFCPEPVVIEQWSDATWREMSHTFSNYPPGVRYIWFQHGGQDTQFWAGWYGIRVTNSSITIGPQTLKANEDAV, encoded by the exons ATGGCCACCATCAGTGACCTCCCCGAGGACGTGTTGGTGGAGCTGCTGTCGTTGCTGCCCGCCCAGGATTTGCTCCGTGCATGCAGGCTGGTGTGCTCCCAATGGCGAGACGTGGTGGATCTCACCACCCTTTGGAAGCGCAAATGTCAGCGCGAGGGGTTCTACGTGCAGAGCTTGGACAGGAGCATCGCTGACTGGAAGGTGTTCTATCTGCTGTGCAAGCTGAAGAGGAACTTGATCAAAAATCCCCGAGCTGAAG AGAGCTTTAACCACTGGCAACTTGATCAGAATGAAGGAGATAGGTGGAAGATTGAGGATCTGCCCGGACCTCTGGGGAAAGAGCTGCCAGACTCAGAAGTCCGCAAATACTTTGTCACTTCGTTTGG GCCATGCTTCAAGTCTCAACTGATTACCTTGAAGAAAGAAGGGTACTGGAATGAGCTGATGGATGAGAAACGGCCTGAAATTGTAGTCAAGGACTG GTACGCAGCCAGATTTGACTGTGGTTGTCGCTATGAGCTCAGAGtgaagctgctttctgaaaactACATTGTGCTTCAGGAGTTCTGTCCTGAGCCAGTGGTCATAGAGCAGTGGAGTGATGCAACGTGGAGAGAG ATGTCCCACACCTTCAGTAATTACCCACCTGGAGTTCGTTACATCTGGTTTCAGCACGGAGGCCAAGATACCCAATTCTGGGCAGGATGGTATGGGATCAGAGTGACCAACAGCAGCATCACCATTGGGCCCCAGACACTGAAGGCAAATGAAGACGCAGtataa
- the MAD2L2 gene encoding mitotic spindle assembly checkpoint protein MAD2B, translating into MTTLTRQDLNFGQVVADVLSEFLEVAVHLILYVREVYPIGIFQKRKKYNVPVQMSCHPELNQYIQDTLHCVKPLLEKNDVEKVVVVILDKEHHPVERFVFEITQPPLLSISSESLLSHVEQLLRAFILKISVCDAVLDNNPPGCTFTVLVHTREAATRNMEKIQVIKDFPWILADEQDVHMHDPRLIPLKTMTSDILKMQLYVEERAHKGT; encoded by the exons ATGACCACGCTCACACGACAGGACCTTAATTTTGGGCAAG ttgttGCAGATGTTCTCTCAGAATTTCTCGAAGTGGCCGTTCATCTCATCCTATATGTTAGAGAAGTTTACCCTATTGGGAtctttcagaagaggaaaaaatacaacgTACCCGTCCAG ATGTCCTGCCACCCAGAGCTCAATCAATACATCCAGGACACGTTGCACTGTGTAAAGCCACTGCTTGAGAAG AACGACGTGGAGAAAGTTGTAGTAGTAATCCTGGATAAAGAGCACCACCCAGTGGAGAGATTTGTCTTCGAAATCACCCAGCCACCTCTCCTTTCCATTAG TTCAGAGTCCTTGCTGTCCCACGTGGAGCAGTTACTGCGTGCCTTCATCCTGAAGATAAGCgtgtgtgatgctgtgctggaCAACAACCCCCCAG GCTGTACCTTCACAGTTCTGGTTCACACACGAGAGGCTGCTACACGCAACATGGAGAAGATCCAGGTGATAAAG GATTTCCCGTGGATTCTGGCTGATGAACAGGATGTGCACATGCATGACCCCCGGCTTATCCCACTGAAAACTATGACATCTGATATCTTAAAG ATGCAGCTTTATGTAGAAGAACGAGCCCACAAAGGCACCTGA